A genomic window from Solanum dulcamara chromosome 11, daSolDulc1.2, whole genome shotgun sequence includes:
- the LOC129874552 gene encoding transcription repressor OFP5, producing the protein MKWGKKKPSSSLITHVFPVSWLSKFKQKKDGSSEHQEAAKMKHKGKVDLTSFTSRTNVSLKEGRFYGGDDDDDPYWRLSFTEDRFEAHPQHQQIQNPLWCGSYDEFDQDSTWNSKSSLGEENHKFNDMVSRKISEKPKKMLISQNKAEFSNRKRNSVKDEKLRKLSRKALEERIAENARELGQEEETAAEVIEKDIFEIEPENEKVLKRGKEKPTAYNSRKTRSVSNTDSSLNSMDENCMMFKTLNLEEEADALSEEEFESECLEMKDMRIKEMSEKSVYQQRKSVYINQKRRRKHGVKVRAYSPRTTAKMECRIKALEDMKKAKMKMRHETKERFRGDRTVFDSYAIMKSSFDPFSDFRDSMIEMISQRGIKNSEELEELLACYLTLNCDEYHDLIIKVFRQVWFELNQVNIGAELQKCCCSDD; encoded by the coding sequence ATGAAGTGGGGTAAAAAGAAACCTTCATCTTCATTGATCACTCATGTTTTCCCTGTTTCTTGGCTTTCAAAATTCAAGCAAAAGAAGGACGGCAGCAGTGAGCATCAAGAAGCAGCAAAGATGAAGCACAAGGGAAAGGTGGATTTGACTTCTTTCACCTCGCGGACGAATGTTAGTTTAAAGGAAGGAAGATTCTATGGTggggatgatgatgatgatcctTATTGGAGGCTTTCTTTTACTGAAGACAGATTTGAAGCTCATCCTCAGCATCAACAGATTCAGAATCCACTCTGGTGTGGTTCTTATGATGAATTTGATCAAGATTCAACTTGGAATTCCAAGAGTAGtttgggagaagagaatcataAGTTCAATGATATGGTTTCTAGAAAGATAAGCGAAAAGCCCAAGAAAATGTTGATTTCCCAGAATAAAGCAGAATTCAGCAACAGAAAGAGGAATTCTGTCAAAGATGAGAAGTTGAGGAAACTTAGTAGAAAAGCTTTGGAGGAAAGAATAGCGGAAAATGCTAGAGAACTTGGTCAAGAAGAAGAAACAGCAGCAGAGGTGATAGAGAAAGATATATTCGAAATAGAACCCGAGAATGAGAAGGTACTGAAAAGGGGGAAGGAGAAACCAACAGCCTATAATTCAAGAAAGACGCGGAGTGTGTCTAACACGGATTCCAGTCTGAATTCAATGGACGAAAATTGCATGATGTTCAAAACTCTGAATCTAGAGGAAGAAGCTGATGCATTGTCTGAAGAAGAATTTGAATCAGAATGTCTAGAGATGAAAGACATGAGGATCAAAGAAATGTCAGAGAAAAGTGTTTATCAGCAGAGAAAATCAGTATACATAAAccagaagagaagaagaaaacatgGTGTTAAAGTCAGAGCATATTCACCACGAACAACAGCCAAGATGGAATGCAGAATCAAAGCTCTTGAAGACATGAAGAAAGCAAAGATGAAGATGAGACACGAGACAAAGGAGAGATTCAGAGGAGACAGGACAGTTTTCGATAGCTATGCTATTATGAAGAGTTCATTTGACCCTTTCAGCGACTTCAGAGACTCGATGATTGAGATGATATCACAGAGAGGGATAAAAAACTCAGAGGAGCTTGAAGAGTTATTGGCTTGTTATCTAACACTCAACTGTGATGAATACCATGATCTCATTATCAAAGTCTTTCGGCAGGTATGGTTTGAGCTGAACCAGGTCAATATTGGAGCAGAATTACAGAAATGCTGTTGTTCTGATGACTAA